From Lycium ferocissimum isolate CSIRO_LF1 chromosome 12, AGI_CSIRO_Lferr_CH_V1, whole genome shotgun sequence, one genomic window encodes:
- the LOC132040028 gene encoding probable indole-3-pyruvate monooxygenase YUCCA5 has protein sequence MIDLSDLNFIRSRSIWVNGPVIVGAGPSGLAVGACLKEQGVPFIILEKDDCIASLWHKLTYDSLKLHSPKKFCQLPRHPLPEHYPKYPTKRQFTEYLESYARHFDINPQFNECVQSAKYDEVSGLWRVIVVTLNGSKVQYICRWLVVATGKNAERVVPYIEGLRDFGGEVLHTCDYKSGEKFHGKKVLVVGCGNSGMEVSLDLCKYDAQPSIVCRSSVHVLPRDIFGMSTSELAIFMMKWLPLWLVDRILLFFTWYILGNIEKYGLERPLVGPLQLQKTQGKLPVLDTGAIEKIRTGKVKVIPGIKKFSSGMAELVTGEKLEIDSIVLATGYRSNVPYWLQESEFFSKNGFPKAEFPDSWKLGKSGLYAVGFTRGGLPGASADAIRIAQDIGKVFKEETKKMKTKTAATHRRCISQF, from the exons ATGATTGACTTATCAGATCTTAATTTCATTCGTAGTAGATCCATTTGGGTAAACGGTCCTGTGATTGTAGGGGCCGGTCCATCAGGGCTAGCTGTGGGTGCTTGCTTGAAAGAGCAAGGAGTTCCTTTCATCATTCTTGAAAAAGATGATTGTATTGCATCTTTGTGGCATAAACTCACTTACGATAGCCTAAAGCTTCATTCCCCTAAGAAGTTCTGTCAGCTTCCTAGACATCCACTCCCAGAACACTACCCTAAATACCCAACCAAGAGACAGTTCACTGAGTATCTTGAATCCTACGCCAGGCACTTTGATATCAACCCACAGTTCAATGAGTGCGTGCAGTCAGCTAAATATGATGAAGTTTCTGGGTTGTGGAGGGTCATTGTTGTTACTCTCAATGGCTCTAAAGTTCAATACATATGCCGATGGCTGGTGGTGGCTACAGGGAAGAATGCAGAGCGTGTCGTGCCATATATTGAAGGATTGCGAGATTTTGGAGGTGAAGTGCTCCATACCTGTGATTACAAGTCCGGTGAGAAGTTCCATGGAAAGAAAGTCCTTGTTGTGGGATGTGGGAATTCAGGCATGGAAGTCTCTCTTGATCTTTGCAAATATGACGCTCAACCATCAATAGTCTGCCGTAGCTCG gTTCATGTTTTGCCAAGAGATATTTTTGGGATGTCAACATCTGAGCTGGCCATATTTATGATGAAATGGTTGCCACTTTGGCTAGTTGACAGAATTTTACTCTTTTTCACATGGTATATTCTTGGAAACATAGAGAAATATGGTTTGGAGAGGCCATTAGTTGGGCCTTTGCAACTGCAGAAAACACAAGGAAAACTCCCAGTTCTCGACACTGGTGCCATTGAAAAAATTAGAACAGGAAAAGTTAAGGTTATCCCTGGAATCAAGAAGTTCTCATCTGGCATGGCTGAACTTGTCACTGGTGAAAAACTCGAAATCGATTCCATTGTTCTGGCTACCGGTTACCGCAGCAATGTTCCTTACTGGCTACAG GAAAGTGAGTTCTTCTCCAAGAATGGCTTCCCTAAGGCAGAATTTCCAGACAGctggaaattaggaaaatctgGGCTGTATGCAGTTGGGTTTACAAGGGGAGGACTACCCGGTGCTTCTGCTGATGCTATTAGAATTGCACAAGATATTGGAAAAGTCTTCAAAGAAGAGACGAAAAAGATGAAGACAAAGACAGCTGCAACTCACAGACGATGCATCTCACAATTTTGA